The DNA region CTGGTACGTATTTCACATCTAAAACACGCAAGTTATACCACCATTGATGATATAAACCAGCACATGCCACGGATTAATCTCATTAATTTAGCAATTTTTTATAAGCCAAACAGGGAGTGAGAGCTACAGAAAAATCGACCTGGGCAAGTGAAATTCACAagtgattttcaataaatttaagttCTTATGTCCAATTTGATGTCTGTCAATAAAAATCGACCTGGGCAAGTGAAACTCACAAAattgtgattttcaataaatttaagtcAGCAATAGTGTGTTGCTagtatttttcaacaaaacaaatGCAATTTGCAGTTTTCTAGAATAAACTCAATGAACTTTaccagaaaaatataaattaaactgaCATGATGCATAATTGTAATACTCACCTTTCTGCCCGAATAGGAAGAAGAGTAGCTTCAGGTAAGATGCTGGATGAACATCCTCTTCTATGATAATAATGGGTAGCCATTCCCTCCACGGATCTTCCACCATTTTCCATATCAGATTTTTCACCCAAATGATTGTTCACATGATCATCTGGACAGGATGAAGAAGTTTGTGGTTCATGGCTTGAACTGGCGATGCTAGAGTCATCATCGGATTTTTCGAACCTAGTTCTGGAAATGGCAACACatgataattattaataattggaTTAATTTGATCGTTCCTTTTCCGAACTGTAGAGACAAATATCATTTATAAGATCCCAAGCCAAACAGAAGCATTAGCCCATGATGTTGTAAACTTATAGTCATGAGTTTTCACAATTTGAGTATcactaaaagtataatttactAGATCTGGCATCAGATGCATTTTAGGAGCATACTTGGCATCGTTTACTGCAGAATCAACTAGGAGAGCAGAAGCTAATTGACGTCGCATCTCATCATTCTCTTCCTGTGAAGTATAGCCATTAGAAATACAAAATAACCCAGTTAAAAAATTGTTGACAAGAAACAGAAGAAAaacgaaagaaagaaatatagtGCATATAATCCTAACATGTAGAATCTGAGTTTATGAATACCATATCAGCAGATCGAGAAGGTTTGTGAATTGCACTTGGCAATTGCTTATCTAGTGAATCAAGTGTAGATAAAGAACTTGAACTTCCTGCATGGTTGATATCGGACATAGCATCGTCGAAATCGTGGATCTATAAGAAATAAAAGCTCTACTTAGAATCTATAACTGCAGGAGTCACATGTTGGTTGTAAGGGATAAAAGATTGGACATGGTGTGTACCAAGGAAGCCTGAGCCTTCATGTCGTCAAGATTGAAGTTCCAACCACTAATTCCTCGTTTGTATTCGTTCTATAGAGGATTAACAGAATGATGTGGTAAGCTTGGTATCAAAGAATGATGTGCTCGCCAACTGACAGCAGATACTCTAAACAATTAGACATAATAATGGTTACCTGTGATAATTCCTCCATCTTTCCATCAGGCATTTTCTTTTGTGCGAGCatatcttcttcttttctctgatataaaaaatatcaaacatgATTACAGGGGCCGGGGCCGGGGCAGGAGGAAAATAATGGGAATAATATGGAACCTTTAGAGCTTCCATTCGGTCACCTAAAGCAGGCAACCCCTCCAAAAGTTTTTTGACTATAGTATCACTGGAGCGAGCCTGCTTAAAGAAGGAGTGTTTTAACAACTTGCTTGCAGAGGGTCGTTTTGAAGGATCTTTTACCAAGCAACTAGCAATCATCTGCTTAAAAGActggaaagaaggaagagagaTGTAGAATTGTAGATTAGGAAAAAAAGGAGCAATCCAATGAGTGAATGGTTGAAATTTAAGTacaatatagagagagagagagagagagagagagggaaggTTAAGTGAGGTGACCTTACTGAACTTCCTATCCCTTTCGTAGTCAAGGCCAGGGGGTGCATTTTGGAGAGTCATGAGCAGTACCTTCATTGGTGGAAACTTTGAGAAAGGGGCATGGCCATGTGCAAGCTCCAAGGCGGTTATACCAAACGACCAGATGTCAGCTCTGGGAATGAGATGAAGAATTGTTATTAGTATCATGAAGTTGATTAAAAATGATGAAATAAAGAGACAGCAGAGGCAGACTTGAAATTGTAGCCGTGAAGTTGCTCCATGACCTCAGGTGCCATCCAGCAAGGTGTTCCTACAAATGTATTCCTTGTGCGTTGGCGGTCACCGGAATCGAAGAGGCAGGCAGAGACACCAAAGTCGCCGAGCTTGACGGCCCCGCGTGAATCGATGAGAATGTTGCCGGCCTTGACGTCGCGGTGGATGTGGCCGTGGTGGTGAAGGTACTCCAAACCCTTCAAGACCTCTTTGAGAACGGTAGCAATGACCACCTCCTCGAAACCGTCGGGGTGGGCGGCTTTGAGTATGTGGAGGCATGAACCGCCGGACATGAAGGGCATGACAACCCACAGATTGTGATCGCTGACGAAGGAGCAGTGCGATTTGAGGACGTTGGGGTGGTCCACCAGGATCATTGTCTGGGCCTCGCGAGAAACGTTGTTCTGGCAGCATTGCGGTTTTGCAATTAAAAATTGAACTGAATAGAATTGAAGGAAAGAAGGAATGATAATACCAGATCGCAGTTGTCACGTTCGAAGTCGAGGATTTTGATGGCGACGACCTCGTTGAAGGGGAGGCAGAGAGCGCGGTGGACAGAGGCACTGACCCCCTGGCCAATCTCCTCGTAGAGAAGGTAATGCTCCTCCCCGATGGGGTACTTCTTCTTTTCCATCTCCTTCTGCTTCTGTGGATCGAATTGGAAGGAAATTGGATACTAGAAAGGGTGAGAGAGGTGATGTCACGTGAATGAATGAATTGTGGAAAGAAAGGGTAATTGGGTCCGTTTCCTTCCGCAGCTTTCTCGTGATTGTGTTGCCTTATGTATCGGATGGCcagtgttttttgtttgttaagtCATTCCCCGCCACCTCTCTTCTCTTCTGCGCGCAACTAACTCCCCCGCCCCTACTGCTATTTCTAATTCTCACCACCCCCCAATATGcatataatcaatattatgcttttttattcaatacgtctcatttacaaattcatttttatatcaTAACTAACAAGCTAAGtatcccatatatatatatatatatactatccAATCAAGTTAGTTATAAATTCAAGATTTAATTACTTGtttattctttataattttacaaTTCACATCTTTTAATCTCTATGAtggtttgaaaatgatttttttaatccttatgatttatattttaattttcttttagctcctatagtttaaaaatcattttttagtccccatcatttacactcattaatataaaaataattagttacaaattaattataaattatcaataattttttattacaaattatcttgtaataaattagttatgaattacttattaatatttttgtagttaattgtaattgataatattactcatattttgatgataaagaCTAGAggggaattaaaatataaaatataaggatttaaaaaatcactttcaaattatatggactaaaagagaattaaaatataaattataaggactaaaaatatcaatttcaaACTACaagaactaaaagagaattaaaatgtaaattataaaaactaaaaaaatcattttaaaactatatgaactaaaaggtacaaattatgaaactataagaatcaaatgagtaa from Glycine soja cultivar W05 chromosome 8, ASM419377v2, whole genome shotgun sequence includes:
- the LOC114423196 gene encoding serine/threonine-protein kinase OSR1-like isoform X1, which produces MEKKKYPIGEEHYLLYEEIGQGVSASVHRALCLPFNEVVAIKILDFERDNCDLNNVSREAQTMILVDHPNVLKSHCSFVSDHNLWVVMPFMSGGSCLHILKAAHPDGFEEVVIATVLKEVLKGLEYLHHHGHIHRDVKAGNILIDSRGAVKLGDFGVSACLFDSGDRQRTRNTFVGTPCWMAPEVMEQLHGYNFKADIWSFGITALELAHGHAPFSKFPPMKVLLMTLQNAPPGLDYERDRKFSKSFKQMIASCLVKDPSKRPSASKLLKHSFFKQARSSDTIVKKLLEGLPALGDRMEALKRKEEDMLAQKKMPDGKMEELSQNEYKRGISGWNFNLDDMKAQASLIHDFDDAMSDINHAGSSSSLSTLDSLDKQLPSAIHKPSRSADMEENDEMRRQLASALLVDSAVNDAKTRFEKSDDDSSIASSSHEPQTSSSCPDDHVNNHLGEKSDMENGGRSVEGMATHYYHRRGCSSSILPEATLLPIRAESEKPQNLPHNVSSCNATSVPQTGEDVLTELPSRVSKSSANSDDTDEKSKVPVVQQRGRFKVTSENVDPEKVAPSPLLQKSHSMQVFSQHNTASIHPTLPLLPASDATSSNLSGYSLFPVLHSVLQTNILQREGILSLMKQITVGDSSADGTCNPAQVAATEKSLLEAAHEREKELLHEITDLQWRLICTQEELQKLKTENAQV
- the LOC114423196 gene encoding serine/threonine-protein kinase OSR1-like isoform X2, whose amino-acid sequence is MEKKKYPIGEEHYLLYEEIGQGVSASVHRALCLPFNEVVAIKILDFERDNCDLNNVSREAQTMILVDHPNVLKSHCSFVSDHNLWVVMPFMSGGSCLHILKAAHPDGFEEVVIATVLKEVLKGLEYLHHHGHIHRDVKAGNILIDSRGAVKLGDFGVSACLFDSGDRQRTRNTFVGTPCWMAPEVMEQLHGYNFKADIWSFGITALELAHGHAPFSKFPPMKVLLMTLQNAPPGLDYERDRKFSKSFKQMIASCLVKDPSKRPSASKLLKHSFFKQARSSDTIVKKLLEGLPALGDRMEALKRKEEDMLAQKKMPDGKMEELSQNEYKRGISGWNFNLDDMKAQASLIHDFDDAMSDINHAGSSSSLSTLDSLDKQLPSAIHKPSRSADMEENDEMRRQLASALLVDSAVNDAKTRFEKSDDDSSIASSSHEPQTSSSCPDDHVNNHLGEKSDMENGGRSVEGMATHYYHRRGCSSSILPEATLLPIRAESEKPQNLPHNVSSCNATSVPQTGEDVLTELPSRVSKSSANSDDTDEKSKVPVVQQRGRFKVTSENVDPEKVAPSPLLQKSHSMQVFSQHNTASIHPTLPLLPASDATSSNLSGYSLFPVLHSVLQTNILQREGILSLMKQITVGDSSADGTCNPAQVAATEKSLLEAAHEREKELLHEITDLQWRLICTQEELQKLKTENAQK
- the LOC114423196 gene encoding serine/threonine-protein kinase OSR1-like isoform X3, which codes for MEKKKYPIGEEHYLLYEEIGQGVSASVHRALCLPFNEVVAIKILDFERDNCDLNNVSREAQTMILVDHPNVLKSHCSFVSDHNLWVVMPFMSGGSCLHILKAAHPDGFEEVVIATVLKEVLKGLEYLHHHGHIHRDVKAGNILIDSRGAVKLGDFGVSACLFDSGDRQRTRNTFVGTPCWMAPEVMEQLHGYNFKADIWSFGITALELAHGHAPFSKFPPMKVLLMTLQNAPPGLDYERDRKFSKSFKQMIASCLVKDPSKRPSASKLLKHSFFKQARSSDTIVKKLLEGLPALGDRMEALKRKEEDMLAQKKMPDGKMEELSQNEYKRGISGWNFNLDDMKAQASLIHDFDDAMSDINHAGSSSSLSTLDSLDKQLPSAIHKPSRSADMEENDEMRRQLASALLVDSAVNDAKTRFEKSDDDSSIASSSHEPQTSSSCPDDHVNNHLGEKSDMENGGRSVEGMATHYYHRRGCSSSILPEATLLPIRAESEKPQNLPHNVSSCNATSVPQTGEDVLTELPSRVSKSSANSDDTDEKSKVPVVQQRGRFKVTSENVDPEKVFSQHNTASIHPTLPLLPASDATSSNLSGYSLFPVLHSVLQTNILQREGILSLMKQITVGDSSADGTCNPAQVAATEKSLLEAAHEREKELLHEITDLQWRLICTQEELQKLKTENAQK